AACGCCGAATCCGACATACTATCCGTCAACTCCATCTGATCCTCCGTCTTTGTTCGCAACGATAGTCGGGAGTTGCGTCATCCGCCGATCTATGCCGCATCGCGCCACAACCGCTGCATCCACCGCGCCCCCCAGGAAGGAGGCTGAAGCGCAGGCGCCTGCGCGGGATCCATCACGAGGGCCGCCAAGCGTTCGTACGCCCGGACAACAGCCCCTTCGCTCCTTCCGGCACACAACGCGCGCCCGGTCTCGAGAGCTTCGCGCGCGTCCTCCGGGACATCCGGAATGGACACGGCGAGCGGCTGCCCGAGCAGAACCTCCGCTTCAGCCTGCAGACCCTGGTCTTCGCGCCGAGACCGATTCAGGACGAGAATCACGCGCTCACGACCGTACCCGAGCGTATTCAGCGCCTCCATCATGCGTACGGCGCGTCGCATCGACGGCACCTCAATCGTCATCACGAGCAGAATAGTCGTAGCGGAGGTCAACGCCATGTTCACAGCCGAATTGAGGACTGTGCCGCAGTCGACCACCACCATCGGAAAGAGCGACTGCGCAAGCTTGCACAGACGCCCGATCTTGTCGGGAGGCACGGAAGCGTCTCGTAATCCGTCATAATCAGAAGCCAGGAGATGAAGGCCCGTCTCGTGCCTGACCAGCACACTCATCAACAGTGTCGGGTCCAGCGCGAGGGGCTCGCGCATCAATTCTCGCCACGAGTGTTCCGGCTCAAGTGCGAGGAGAAGGTGCAAGTCTCCCTCGTACAGATTGAAATCGAGCAGGGCTGATTCCCGATTCAGGCTGCGACGTTGCGCGCATAACGCCAGGTTCGCGGAGACGGTACTGCCCCCGACCCCGCTGTGCGCGCCCAACACGCAGACCATCGACCGACCGGATCCGGATGGCTCCGCAGGCGGACGTATGGGGTTCGACGTACCAGTCATAGATACCTACCTCCGTGAGTCGAGCATGTCGCGTGTCGAGATTGGCACATGACTGATCGTGCCCTCAGAACCATCACGATACCAAGCCGGGAACACTCCCCTTAGTGCCATAGTCGGGACCGCCGCCCCGCCCGATGGCCACACTCCCGCTCCGCAGCACGCCTTCGAGGACCGGCCCGTTCGGTGTGGAGACCAGCGTGATGACCGCGGTCGAAAATCCGGCGATACGAAGTGAGCCTGACGGGGCCTGGCAGGCTCGGCGCTCGTAGATCGGGACAACCGCCACCCACTGTCCAGTCGCTGGATTTTTCTTGGCATCGTACAAGGCTTTGATCTGTGGAAAAATTGCGGCAAGGTTGCCGCGAACGAACTGGAATTGTGATCGATTGGCCGTAGCCGTCGGGCTGCTCAGGCTCCCTGCCGTCAATCCCGACAACACCGTCCGAAGACCCGCAACGGTGGACGGCCCTTGAGTAAACGTGGTCCATCCCGTACAGGGGCCCATGTTGCCGGCCTGGTAGAACACTACCCGTTTGCCGTCGATCGGGCCTTGCGCGACGAATCCTGACGCGATTCCCACAGGAGCCGGCAACCCGCCGGGAAGAACCTCTCCGAGCGGCGTGAGGGCAGCGGTCGCTGTTGCGGCGATATCCAGCCGGCGAATGCCCAGCAGACCGGCCAGGAAGGTCGATGTCTGACCGGAAGCGCGGACCAACAAGGCATCCGCGCCGATATTGGTGGCAGCGAGGCGTTGCGCCGCTGGATTCCAAGCCCCGATCCGCAGTTCCGCAAGCGTCAGCGTCGCCAGGTTGATCCGGTTCTGGTCCGCCACCTGAGCCGCCGCCCTCAATACGCGCGTTTGCTCTACGGCTGAGAGCATCTGCGTCGCGATCGTATTCGGCGTGCGTTCGTAGATGCCGCCCAGCTGACGCGCGCCGGCCAATGCCGCGGCATCCGCGACCGCCTGGGCATGATGCCGTGACAAGAGCGCCGCACCGATATCCACGACGACTGCTCCGACCAGAAGCAACGCAGTCATGGCCACGGCGACCACTACGGCTACTGCCCCGCGATCGGTCTGCCACAACGATCGGGGCAATCCTTCTGCTGCAGGCGATCTACTCATGTCGCATCACCGTGCGCGAGCGGAGCGTCACAGTTCTTCTGAGTGCCGGGATGACATTTGCCATCACATAAAACTGATAGGGTGCCGACACCGTCACGGTCAGATCGGTCCCGCTAGGGCCACCCGCGCCAGTGACGGCAATCATGGGCGTCACGCCGGTCACTCCTGCCTGGGTAAACACCCTGCGTGCCAGTGCCTGAATGTCGGCAGCAGTCGGCCTCGGTACGGACTGTCGAATGCCGAGACGCGCCCCCTCCCGACTAGCCGTGGCCAGCACCTGTTGCCGGGACAACGCAACGCCGAACTCGATGATCCCGAACAGAACCATGATCAAGACGGGAAGCAAGAGGGCAAACTCAACGGCAGCGGCGCCTCGCTGGTTCATACTGCCTGGCAATCGAGGCCACCGGCTGGCGAACCGGCGGTTGTCGTAATGCCTAGGGCTGAACAAATAGCGGTGGAACGTCACCCCTACATCCTCACGCGCATTCGTGGCGACGTCTCCGGTACACCCCAGGCAGTGGCGGTCGTGTTCGACATGTCCGAGCTCGGGGGGCTTACGCATCAGGCGGTCCGTTTACGGATGTACGTTGTCCGCCGACGGAGGCATTGCGGCGCCGATCGCCTCTTTCATCCCCGGAGGAGGCAACGGTGGCGCAACCATTCCACCGTCTTGTGAACGATCGAACGTTCTGCGATAGCCACGCATGACCATCTCCGCCGCCAGCCCATCCAAGGCTTCAAGGTCACTCCGCCGGCTGTCCGACGTTCCGATCTGCGCTGCCTTCAGGGCCGCCAGCGATTTGCCGAATTTCTCTTGCATCTGCGGCGGACTTGCGCAACCGGTCAACAACAGGGCCGTCAAGGCCATGGCCGCCGAAATCGCTTCGTGTTTCATTTTCCTCGCTCCTTCCTACGGCAGTCTGCTTGTCACCGGCGCCCGTGATGGACCGATGCTCAGGGAATCATGAGGCCGGTAGCCTCGTGCGATTTTCCTTCACGACCGGCTGGCACCTCCACGCCACGCATGTCCGATGCGCTACCTTGTCGACTCGGCAAGCGACCTTTTAGGTAAAAATCGACGTCGTCCGGGTCCAGATACCCATCGGTGGGCAGCGTGATCTGCGCATCCGTCATCGACCTGACAAAATGCGGCGTGACAATGATGACCAGTTCCGTTTCATTCTTCTGATATTGCGCGCTGCGGAACAACGCGCCGAGGATGGGAATATCGCCGAGGACCGGATACTTCGAGACCGTTTCCCGAACACTCTCCCTGAGCAGACCCGCAATGGCGAAACTCTGGCCGTCCTCCAATTCAACCATGGTGGAGGCGCGCCGCGTCGTAATCGCAGGCACGACAAAGCCTTGTATCGAGAGCCCGTTCGCGAAATCCAACTCCGAGACTTCCGGTGTCACGGTGACGGCGATCTGGCGCGCGCTCAACACCACCGGGCGGAAATTGAGCTGGATGCCGAATTTCTGGAACTGAATGGTGGTCACGCCGAAGGCTTGCGGGACGGGAATCGGAAATTCTCCACCGGCGAGGAACTGCGCATCCTGTCCGCTTAAGGCGATCAACGTCGGTTCCGCCAGTACCTTCACCAGATTGTCTTCCTTCAAAGCATCGATGAAACCGGTCCAATTGGCCGACCCGCTCTGAAAGCGAAACAAGGCGTTCACGGCTTGCCCCAGCCCGAATCCGAAGGGCGGCACAGCACCGAGCGGCGAAAGGACGGATGAGGCGTCGCCGGAAGGAAGAGGGGACGCCAATCGCTTGAGGACCGATGCGCCGAATTGACTGCCGGATCCGTTCACATAGGAGAGATTGACTCCGATCCTCCGCAACATCGTCCGGTCCATTTCCGCAACACGGACCTCCAGCATGACTTGATGGCTTCCACCGACCTGCAGGAGATTCAGCACCTTGCCCGGCGCATAGGTTTCGGTCACGGCGAGGACTTGTGTCAGAGCTGCCGAACTGGTCATGGTACCGCTCAAGGCGATATGCTCTTGCGTCGTCACGACTCGAAGGGCCTTCTCGTCAGGAAAGAGGGCGTGGAGATGTTCCTGGAGGCGCGAGACATCCGGAGACACCACCACGTCATAGGCGGCAAAGACTTCGCCGGTGGTGTTCCATAACGTGAGGTTCGTCACCCCGGCGGTTTTTCCCATCAAGTACACCTGACGAGG
This DNA window, taken from Fimbriimonadaceae bacterium, encodes the following:
- a CDS encoding pilus assembly protein, giving the protein MRKPPELGHVEHDRHCLGCTGDVATNAREDVGVTFHRYLFSPRHYDNRRFASRWPRLPGSMNQRGAAAVEFALLLPVLIMVLFGIIEFGVALSRQQVLATASREGARLGIRQSVPRPTAADIQALARRVFTQAGVTGVTPMIAVTGAGGPSGTDLTVTVSAPYQFYVMANVIPALRRTVTLRSRTVMRHE
- a CDS encoding type II and III secretion system protein family protein — protein: MGGVRNQQVSWWKLILWGAFAVISAQPCSAAEWETRPVERVSVTIGKSMLIETSASLARVSVADPRVADALVLSPRQVYLMGKTAGVTNLTLWNTTGEVFAAYDVVVSPDVSRLQEHLHALFPDEKALRVVTTQEHIALSGTMTSSAALTQVLAVTETYAPGKVLNLLQVGGSHQVMLEVRVAEMDRTMLRRIGVNLSYVNGSGSQFGASVLKRLASPLPSGDASSVLSPLGAVPPFGFGLGQAVNALFRFQSGSANWTGFIDALKEDNLVKVLAEPTLIALSGQDAQFLAGGEFPIPVPQAFGVTTIQFQKFGIQLNFRPVVLSARQIAVTVTPEVSELDFANGLSIQGFVVPAITTRRASTMVELEDGQSFAIAGLLRESVRETVSKYPVLGDIPILGALFRSAQYQKNETELVIIVTPHFVRSMTDAQITLPTDGYLDPDDVDFYLKGRLPSRQGSASDMRGVEVPAGREGKSHEATGLMIP